From the genome of Bacteroidales bacterium, one region includes:
- a CDS encoding recombinase RecT has product MEEKTNPNTGLKKIDALKNILKAPSVEEQFRNALQENSGTFVASVIDLFNSDKSLQDCEPKQLVMEALKAAVLKLPINKALGFAWIVPYKSKSGVIATFQIGYKGYIQLAMRTAKYRIINADVVYEGELRQVNKLTGEIDFSGTKSSDKVEGYFAHIELLNGFAKTLYMTRDGIIAHAKKYSKSYEHNASAWQTDFDAMAKKTVIRNLLSHYGYLSVEMMGAIEGDISSDTDLRDKDVKKTTGSKEFVSDVEYEDVSDNGGKPEEVDPGF; this is encoded by the coding sequence ATGGAAGAAAAAACCAATCCCAATACAGGGCTGAAAAAGATTGACGCCCTCAAAAATATCCTGAAAGCACCATCGGTTGAGGAACAGTTCCGCAATGCTTTACAGGAAAACTCAGGAACTTTCGTTGCATCCGTTATTGACTTGTTTAATAGTGACAAATCCTTGCAGGATTGTGAGCCAAAGCAGTTGGTGATGGAAGCCTTGAAAGCAGCCGTCCTGAAGCTGCCCATCAACAAAGCACTTGGATTTGCCTGGATTGTACCTTATAAGTCCAAAAGTGGTGTCATTGCTACATTTCAGATAGGTTATAAGGGATATATTCAACTGGCCATGCGTACTGCTAAATATCGCATCATCAATGCAGATGTGGTTTATGAAGGTGAGTTGAGGCAAGTCAACAAACTCACCGGAGAAATTGATTTCTCCGGCACAAAATCATCTGATAAAGTGGAAGGTTACTTTGCCCATATCGAATTGTTGAATGGATTTGCGAAAACTTTGTACATGACCAGAGATGGCATTATTGCCCATGCAAAGAAGTATTCCAAATCCTATGAGCATAATGCTTCAGCCTGGCAAACTGATTTTGATGCAATGGCAAAGAAAACAGTGATCCGTAACCTTTTGTCGCATTATGGTTACTTATCGGTAGAAATGATGGGTGCAATAGAAGGCGATATCAGTTCCGATACTGACCTAAGGGATAAGGATGTGAAGAAAACCACCGGCAGCAAAGAATTTGTTTCCGATGTAGAATACGAGGATGTTTCTGACAATGGTGGCAAGCCTGAAGAAGTTGATCCAGGGTTTTGA
- a CDS encoding AAA family ATPase, with translation MNIELIRLRINHFKGIKSLEVNFSQVTNIRGDNATGKTTIMDAFLWLLFGKDSTDRRDFEVKHISNNGNGSPKNVEVEGLLIVDNKRIILKRVFAEKWIKKRGSSEAEFSGHETTLFYNEVPVTVREYQEKIDAICSEDVFKMITSPYYFNSLHWEVQRKILFEMAGNDVTDESVARGKPEFESLLRELTGKNLVEYRKQVANQKRRIKSELDLIPTRIDEVNRSLPKEQDWTELNKQLQQAQSELQSIEDSITDKSKAYQQQFKERTELQKKIHQAKEKLADIVAAYREEHLKGYRDILAQNARVKSDMENVRKDILHRENRMIELKRAIADNVKSRETLREVWHLEQSRQFSYNETVCPACKRPFDDVETRRVEMLEAFNLAKFAKIAKIADQGRVLKSEHQQLVEQAESIKEQVLQLQGILTGLGNELQQVEEPALIAKDIPGYIEAAKQIDAMEDEYRQPMNQPDIAELKKQKYHLQSVIGELKDVIAWKDQIDKGNTRINDLKQQQQKLAQELASLEKTEFVMQNFEKAKANAIEEKVSGMFELVKWRLFEKQINGQEVSTCKATYKRVPYTDLNSAAKAIIGLDIINTLSRYYDVSAPIFIDNREGINQLIPTQSQLINLSVSKDPELVIET, from the coding sequence ATGAACATAGAATTAATACGTCTCCGCATAAACCATTTCAAAGGCATAAAATCCCTGGAGGTCAACTTCTCTCAGGTTACCAATATCAGGGGAGACAATGCGACTGGCAAGACCACCATCATGGATGCATTCCTGTGGTTACTATTTGGCAAAGATTCCACTGACAGGCGTGATTTTGAGGTCAAGCATATTTCCAACAATGGGAATGGCTCTCCAAAGAATGTTGAAGTGGAAGGCTTGCTGATAGTTGACAACAAGCGGATCATCCTCAAAAGGGTGTTTGCTGAGAAATGGATTAAGAAGCGTGGCTCATCAGAAGCTGAATTCTCAGGCCACGAGACCACCTTGTTTTACAATGAAGTTCCTGTAACTGTAAGGGAATACCAGGAAAAGATTGATGCGATTTGCAGTGAGGATGTCTTCAAGATGATTACCAGCCCTTACTATTTCAACAGCCTGCACTGGGAAGTTCAGCGCAAGATACTGTTTGAAATGGCAGGTAATGATGTTACTGATGAATCTGTAGCCAGGGGTAAACCAGAGTTTGAAAGCTTACTCAGGGAATTGACTGGTAAAAACCTGGTAGAGTATAGAAAACAAGTTGCAAATCAAAAGCGCAGGATTAAATCAGAACTGGATTTGATACCTACCCGTATTGATGAAGTTAACCGATCCTTACCAAAGGAACAGGACTGGACTGAGCTTAACAAGCAGTTACAGCAAGCTCAATCAGAATTACAAAGCATTGAAGATTCCATTACTGACAAGTCCAAAGCTTATCAGCAACAGTTTAAGGAAAGAACCGAGCTACAGAAGAAAATTCATCAGGCTAAAGAAAAACTGGCTGATATTGTTGCTGCCTATCGGGAAGAGCATTTGAAAGGCTACCGGGATATTCTGGCTCAAAATGCAAGAGTAAAATCCGATATGGAGAATGTACGTAAGGATATTCTACATCGTGAGAACCGAATGATTGAATTGAAGAGGGCCATTGCTGATAATGTTAAATCCAGGGAAACACTTCGTGAAGTATGGCATCTGGAACAATCCCGCCAGTTCAGTTACAATGAAACAGTTTGTCCCGCCTGCAAAAGACCTTTTGATGATGTTGAAACCCGTCGCGTAGAAATGTTGGAAGCATTCAACCTTGCAAAGTTTGCAAAGATTGCAAAGATTGCAGACCAGGGTAGGGTTCTCAAATCTGAACATCAGCAATTGGTTGAACAGGCTGAAAGCATTAAAGAACAGGTATTACAGCTTCAGGGCATCTTAACTGGTCTTGGCAATGAATTACAGCAGGTGGAAGAACCGGCTCTTATTGCAAAAGATATTCCTGGTTACATTGAAGCAGCCAAACAGATTGATGCAATGGAAGATGAGTATCGTCAGCCCATGAATCAACCTGATATAGCTGAACTGAAAAAGCAAAAATACCATCTACAATCCGTAATAGGCGAGTTAAAAGATGTAATTGCCTGGAAGGATCAGATTGACAAGGGTAATACCCGCATCAATGACCTGAAGCAACAGCAGCAAAAGCTTGCCCAGGAACTGGCCAGCCTTGAAAAGACAGAGTTTGTAATGCAGAATTTTGAGAAGGCTAAGGCTAATGCTATTGAAGAAAAGGTCAGTGGCATGTTTGAACTGGTTAAATGGCGATTGTTTGAAAAACAGATCAATGGCCAGGAAGTTTCTACATGCAAGGCAACTTATAAGAGAGTGCCATATACTGATCTGAATTCAGCAGCCAAAGCAATTATTGGGCTGGATATTATCAACACCCTATCCAGGTATTATGATGTAAGTGCACCCATCTTTATTGATAACAGGGAAGGCATCAATCAGCTTATCCCGACCCAATCGCAACTGATTAATTTGTCAGTGAGCAAAGACCCTGAACTTGTTATTGAAACTTAA
- a CDS encoding DUF4120 family protein → MINDLTGGKLQETLEFARKNNNGSLKRCIDRLNKVDEELGTVTTVYNDFAPKSFEFVRKKEDKFCGNGGIIYHGPHDGYGSGGAPSFSVCVGKTQGWAIHT, encoded by the coding sequence ATGATCAATGACCTGACTGGTGGCAAACTTCAGGAAACTCTGGAATTTGCCCGTAAGAACAATAACGGCAGTTTGAAACGCTGTATTGACAGGCTCAACAAAGTAGATGAAGAGCTTGGTACTGTAACTACCGTATACAATGACTTCGCTCCTAAATCTTTTGAATTTGTCAGGAAGAAGGAAGATAAGTTCTGTGGCAATGGTGGTATCATCTATCATGGCCCTCATGATGGTTATGGCAGTGGTGGTGCGCCATCATTCTCAGTATGTGTTGGTAAAACCCAGGGATGGGCAATTCACACTTAA
- a CDS encoding type I addiction module toxin, SymE family has protein sequence MIRTLKIQSEHRESTNPINRRNSYGWDVPLLQLKGRWLERAGFKPYQYAEIKVSDGKLIIQPAREGGSQ, from the coding sequence ATGATCCGTACACTAAAAATACAATCTGAGCACCGGGAAAGTACTAACCCCATCAACCGTAGGAATTCCTATGGCTGGGATGTCCCATTGCTACAACTTAAAGGCAGGTGGCTCGAAAGAGCTGGATTTAAGCCCTATCAATATGCTGAAATCAAAGTTTCTGATGGAAAACTGATTATTCAACCAGCCAGGGAAGGAGGCTCACAATGA
- a CDS encoding MBL fold metallo-hydrolase codes for MKLHVLGSSSSGNGYLLYNEGEALVIEAGIKLKEVKQVLDFRLDVINGCIVSHRHQDHAGYIAEYNTAGIDVLAPEDVFTVKHHRNHAAIPGKGYKMGRFRIIPFEVTHDVTCYGYLINHPDCGRILFLTDTYLCQFKFSGLNHIIIEANYADDILESNIFSGVEHPAMRDRLLTSHLELKTTKAILLANDLNAVQNIVLIHLSDRNSDEQSFINEIIALTGKQVYAAKKGLTVDLAINPF; via the coding sequence ATGAAACTCCATGTGTTGGGTTCATCCAGCAGTGGCAATGGGTATCTCCTTTATAACGAAGGAGAGGCCCTTGTCATTGAAGCAGGAATAAAACTCAAAGAGGTTAAACAGGTATTGGATTTCAGATTAGATGTGATTAATGGTTGCATTGTAAGTCACAGGCATCAAGATCATGCTGGTTACATTGCAGAATACAATACTGCCGGAATTGATGTGCTCGCACCAGAAGATGTATTTACTGTTAAGCATCACCGCAATCATGCAGCTATACCGGGAAAAGGTTATAAAATGGGAAGGTTCCGCATCATTCCATTTGAGGTAACCCACGATGTAACCTGCTATGGTTATCTGATTAACCATCCCGACTGCGGCAGAATCTTATTTCTTACTGATACCTACCTGTGTCAGTTTAAATTCTCCGGGCTGAACCACATCATTATCGAGGCCAACTATGCTGATGATATACTTGAATCCAATATCTTCAGTGGTGTTGAGCATCCCGCTATGCGTGACAGGCTCTTGACTTCACACCTGGAGCTAAAGACCACCAAAGCAATCCTGTTAGCCAATGACCTGAATGCTGTGCAGAACATTGTGCTGATCCATTTATCTGACAGGAACAGTGATGAGCAAAGTTTTATTAATGAGATTATCGCACTCACCGGCAAGCAGGTATATGCTGCAAAAAAAGGGTTGACAGTTGATCTGGCTATCAATCCATTCTAA